One window of the Ureibacillus sp. FSL W7-1570 genome contains the following:
- the rapZ gene encoding RNase adapter RapZ, which translates to MDDKDGKEYEYELVIITGMSGAGKTVAVQSFEDMGYYCIDNLPPKLLTTFLALMKQSKKRISKIAAVMDMRGGEFFNSLIDALDALEKEKSVNTRVLFLDADDQTLVRRYKETRRQHPLAPGGLPLEGIKKEREMLSELKGRARYIYNTSKMKPRELRERITEEFSLSSSPKFSINVVSFGYKNGIPIDADLVFDVRFLNNPYYVEELRNKTGLDQEVYDYVYNTAETKILIKKLEDLFDFIIPQYIKEGKPQLVIAFGCTGGQHRSVTLTEYFGKYFSKKYHTEVTHRDIRS; encoded by the coding sequence ATGGATGATAAAGATGGAAAAGAATATGAATATGAATTAGTGATCATCACAGGAATGTCCGGTGCCGGAAAAACAGTGGCAGTGCAAAGCTTTGAAGACATGGGCTATTATTGCATTGATAACTTGCCACCCAAATTGTTGACAACTTTTTTGGCGTTGATGAAACAATCGAAAAAAAGAATTTCAAAAATTGCCGCAGTCATGGACATGCGCGGCGGGGAATTCTTCAATTCCCTCATTGATGCCCTGGATGCGTTGGAAAAAGAAAAAAGCGTAAATACGCGGGTATTATTTTTGGATGCAGACGATCAGACGCTTGTCCGAAGATATAAGGAAACGAGACGGCAACATCCGTTGGCTCCCGGTGGGCTGCCTCTTGAAGGAATCAAAAAAGAAAGGGAAATGCTCTCAGAATTAAAAGGCAGAGCCCGTTACATTTACAATACATCAAAAATGAAACCGCGGGAGCTTCGTGAACGTATTACTGAAGAATTTTCCCTTTCGTCCAGTCCGAAATTTTCAATAAATGTTGTATCTTTTGGATATAAAAACGGGATTCCTATTGATGCGGACTTGGTTTTTGATGTAAGATTCTTAAATAATCCTTATTATGTTGAAGAATTGAGAAATAAAACGGGATTGGACCAGGAAGTTTACGATTATGTTTATAACACGGCTGAAACAAAAATTTTAATCAAGAAATTGGAAGACTTATTTGATTTCATCATTCCACAATATATCAAAGAAGGGAAACCGCAATTGGTGATCGCCTTTGGCTGCACAGGCGGCCAACATCGTTCGGTTACATTAACTGAATATTTTGGAAAATATTTTAGCAAGAAATATCATACGGAAGTAACCCACCGGGATATTCGTTCTTAA
- a CDS encoding 8-oxo-dGTP diphosphatase — protein sequence MQRIANLLAIQDGQVLLLKKPRRGWYVAPGGKMESGESILEAAVREFQEETNVTPKNAHLKGVYTIVIKEDDQVIDEWMLFTFVATGVEGTPDKENREGILEWRPIEDLHHLPMAEGDRKILLFSALNKGIQYGTCVYTKDYELIEAKYQSSMELIEGDEIYG from the coding sequence ATGCAGAGAATTGCCAACTTATTAGCAATACAGGATGGACAAGTTCTTCTTCTGAAAAAACCCAGAAGAGGATGGTATGTAGCTCCCGGAGGAAAAATGGAGAGCGGAGAATCCATATTAGAAGCGGCGGTAAGGGAATTTCAAGAGGAGACGAATGTTACTCCTAAAAATGCCCATTTAAAAGGGGTATATACAATTGTCATCAAAGAAGATGACCAAGTCATCGATGAATGGATGCTATTTACCTTTGTCGCAACAGGTGTTGAAGGGACTCCTGACAAGGAAAACAGGGAAGGCATTTTGGAATGGCGCCCAATCGAAGACCTTCACCATCTTCCAATGGCGGAAGGTGATCGGAAAATCCTGTTGTTTAGTGCGTTAAATAAAGGAATTCAGTACGGAACTTGCGTATATACAAAAGATTACGAATTGATAGAGGCAAAATATCAGTCTTCGATGGAATTAATCGAAGGAGATGAAATTTATGGATGA